DNA sequence from the Colletotrichum higginsianum IMI 349063 chromosome 10, whole genome shotgun sequence genome:
GAAACCGAAACTATCGCCGCTGGCTCCCAATTCAATTCATTGTGAGATATGCCAGCGTAGCCAGGTCTAGATCGGACAATAACTCTTAAACCCCGTCCGCTCCACAAGTTTCTGACCTACAGGGTAAATTTAAACGTGCCAGATTTCACGAAACCCTCATCAAAATCCTCTTAGAACCAACCAGACTATGTTACAGAAGCAAAAATGATTTTTAGGATTGACCAGATGGAGTTCAACATAATTTGGTTTGTATAACATAAGAGACTGTGCATATAAACTTTATGTTGGAATCAACTTATGTTGTTTACTGAAATTGGCACCAAGCTAGCTACTTTGATGTTTAAAGTTGATGTAGATCAGGGTTTCAAAATCATTTCCTGAAGATAGGAGGTTGTTTCCAAGCAAGTTGCTGTGGAGCTGTAGTCAACGTGTGAAATGGGCGCCTTACTTTCTATGTTTCCTTTGAAATGTTAAACCTGTTGACGATGTAGTGTCTATTTTACCCATTTTCTTGTATCCCATCTCCCTCTGTAAATATTTATCTGTTATTGTAGTGTAAGAATAATGCCCTAACAAGCTCAAAAGAAAGGTGAATAGTGGTTTCATGTAGTCATATCTGCATTCTAACTCTTCCTTCATCTCAAAGCTACCTTATAAATCCTACGCTTACACAAATGTTGCTAAATGGTTTCTACAGTCTCGTGCCCTTTGAGCATGCTGAACTGCAGCAGGGGAAGATAAGAAAACAAATTCAATTGTGTTCATCTGTAAAGTGATTGCTACAGACTAGATTATCCTGTACTAACAAGCCGCGTAAAAGAGCCAAGCGCGTTGACCGTGTTGCTTACAAACATGTCGTAAGTCCTAAAGGTTGCCTAGACCCCATGAGTCCCTACTTACTTCCTTATAGGCGTATTTTCCACTGACATAAAAGAAAGAGGATGAGACTTGAATGCAATCCTGAGTCACCTACTCACACCTATCCTCATAGGTGACCTCTTCACTTTGCATAGCACTGCTGAGATCATGTTCTTTCAAGATTTGAAGCCCGTCATCGCATCGCTTCCGCAGCGCCTTCACGGTCCTCCAcaagtcctcgtcctcgctctcgATCTGTTCCACTGACTCCCACAGAGCCTCGatcagctcctcggcctccccTCTGAACCACCCGGGGTTTATAAGCAGCAGCTGCGCCACCCGGTCCTGCAGAAACAGGCACTCGACCAGTCTCTGTTTTCGGACATCATCCACGTGCAGCCGCCGGAGGAGGTCTTTTAaggtggcgacggcggcgtcgcggctCTCGTTGGAGACAATCTGCATCGCCAGGAGGGCAAGCATGGTCCTGAGGGTGTCTGGGTGGTTTGGGCCCGGGCGTCCCTCTTGTTCGTGAAGGATGTGAACAAGGATGGCTTTGGAGCCATTCACGTGCCCAACTGGGTCGTCATCGACGCGATAGACGTCGAGAGCGTTGGCCGTGACAGCCGCCTGGTGCGCGCGGAGGATCGTGGGGTGGTTGATCCGCAAGTGAGAGTCACGCGGGCTCATGTCGACCCTGGCACGAGCATGGGAGACTTCGATGTCCCCTTCGTCGGCTTGCTCTCCATCGGCTTTCCCTTTGTCAACCTTTGCTTCATCAACGACCGCTCTCCCGTCGTCCGAGGATGATTCGGAGCCTGCTATCTCGACACCAGTGCCGACCGTGGCGACCGATCTGTAATGCTCGCTCGGCTCGCCGTATCTGGCCCAGAGCTGCAGTCTTGTCTCCTGTGGGAGTGAGCACAAGGCGTTCCCAAGTGCAAGAGCAGCATCCAGCGTCAGCTCGTGAGTCCTGGCGAGCTTTTCTCTGCTATGCCGATGTACCATAGAGAAGACACTGAGGACGAGGTCTTTGTCCGAGTCTTGATCGCCGGTCTCCACCTTTCCGAGAGTCAATAAGGAATCCAGGATATCTGGGTGGACCATCCGGCGTGGCGATGCCGTTTGGCACTTCTGTATTATGACATCCTTGAAATACTGCTTCCACGTTGCCTCCTTCAGGGTGCACTCGTCGATTTGAATATCGAGGTAGACATAAAGCTGATTTCCCACCGCTGTAAGGATGTTTCTTCTGGCCGAGGCTGTGTTCCCCAGGTGgtgctgggcgagggcgaggccggcctgcAGTCGCATTGATATCGGATGTTTGAGGGCCCATCGAGCCTCAGATTTCTCGAAAGCTGACGACAAGACGATGCCCGCCTCTACGTAGTTCCCGACGCAGATGTGCAAGTTTCCGAGCTGACCCTGGCATCGCAGATTCAGCGCGTGGCTCCGGATGGGAGCTTCGCTGGTCGCCTTGGCCAGCGCCTTGGACTTGCTCAATGCTCGCGTGAAGAGCCCTTCGGCCCGGGCGGCGTCCACCAGGACGTAAGTCGCCCTCAGGGCCAAGGGTCTTTTGCGTCGAACCGATAGGCGATGATGCCCCAGCAACGCTTGCCCAGCGACCTCCCCTACAACACTCGGCATGTCTTGACCATCAGTTTGCTGGTCAGAACTGCCGCCTCTAGGGTCCTTCTGTCATCCTTACCATGTTTCTTAACGGCCATTTGTAGGGATCTGCTAGCCACGGACAAAGCCTCGTTGTAGCTTCCTCAAATCATGAGGAGTGTGGCATTTATTAGATCCGAAGATATCGTTGCGGTGCCATCTCCCGGGCTGTGAGCTGGGGAGTCTATCTGGGGTCTTTTCAATGAATTCGTTTGGATTGGCATGATGTTGCGATCTGTTGAGCATTCAACGAGCCCATCTTCCAGATCCTGGAGCCAGTATCGGGGGATAGCTGGGTCTTTCTCGTACCCTTCAACTATGgagacggggagggggggatcCGGAAGTATCGGACGTGATCCTTCGTCACTCGCCCAATTCGCTGGCTGAACCAATCCTCGTTGATATTTACTCTGTGATTGCCGGTCCCAGTACAACTCGAGCGCAGGGTGCCTGGAGCGTATTTCTACCGTCGCTAAGTCTTCTTGGATGGCCCATCTGCCTCCTTGCGCGTTGCCGGAACTAAGGATCGTtgtccttctcttcttcgtGTGGGGCGAGATGGAAAACCGGAGTAGGTCTAGCCATATCGCCCTCGAGTCATCAACCTCGGCCAGGCAACTCTTCTCCAAGGCCCAAGTGACTGGTTGCAGATTCGAGCCGCGCTTGGGTTGGGTGAAGTTGACCTCGAACTCTGCATCGATTTCTTCCAGCGGTCCCTCGTTGACGGGCTTGATCTGGCTCCAAATTTCCCGTCTCACACCCTCCAGTGGTTGCCTGCTCTCGAGGAACACCAATCCCAGGATGTTCTGGGGCTGGACTGCGCTATGTCGCACCATGATGTCCTTGACCATCCACGCAACTATCTCCTCGGAAATAATGAAGAAGCCGCATATCTTTGTCGAGCTTTTGAGGAGCTTTCGTGCAGTCGAATCTCCGTTTTGGATCAGCCTCCCCAGCTCCCCTATGGCATCCACCACAGATACCTTGCTCTTGCGGAAGTCGGAGCTCAAACATATTGACGTCACCCGCACAGAAAAGCTTTCCAATCTGGGAAGCGGGTGGGGGAGTATTGGCCGGGAAGCGATCCAGATTACACGGAGATTAAGGCCGATCGACTCGGAGGTCGAGAATCCCATGTTGTTCCACGCGCGTCAGCTTTGCTGAGCAGCCATAGTGTATCGTATTTAGGTTACCGGCTCTATTTGTTTGCTTGGACCGTTATGGCTACCAAGTGGGTATACGCGGATTGTTTGTAGTTTTAACGTCCTCTGAATCAAATGTTGGTGAATTATAATACGAGCCATGTATACAAAGCAGAATTCGAGAGAGTTGGTCGATGAAATGACGCACTTTGGTCATTGTTTACTAGTGAGACTAACTCAAAGCCTCCAGAAAGAGCAAATTCTCTCATCAATTTCTTACACGCATTCGTGGCGATAGTAGGATAATACTTCGTATTTTTCAAGGACTAAAATAAATGCGCAGTAAAGATAACCCGCAAGACTTCCAACGTCTCTAAATGTAGTCAAGTTACCTGCCATGACTACTGGACTGAAGGGCCTCTAGAAGTCCCGCATATCAAGGCCATCTTCTGTTTCTATCTTCTGACGCGGGTCATGTACTGTGTCACGAGATCGATAGCCGCTTCGCATCTCCTCCGCCGAGCGGTGAAATTCCAGTGACGGACTGTTGTTGCTGCCAACAGCAGATCCATCGAAAGTCGCGGGTGGCGTGTGTCTTTCCTGTGTCACCGCGGCTTCGTCTCGGACCTCTAGAGCGACTCCTCAATAAGTGCCCCTCCTAAATGTGTGAGGATTGTTGTACCTCGAGGGCGCTCGCGAGCGGCTGTTCAGCCTTTGCGACTCGTACTTCTCCCGTTGTCCGTTCCACCAagcctcctcgtcctctttGAGCGTCCCAGGAAAAAACTCATCTCGCAGAGATTTGCCTTGGCCATAAGTGACATGAAAGTCCATTATAGCGTCCATCACCTTGTTGCACTTAATCTGGTCCACCCGCTCCAGCGGGAGGTTTCGCATCTCTGGCGGCATCTCGGCCGCTGCCAGCCATACGTTCTGGAACATGCCGAGACCGCCAATTCCCAGCAGACACCATGACTCCGACATTGTCTTGCTGGCAGATACGTTGACAAGGAACAGCCACAGAACGGATATGACTGTGCATGAGACCTGGGTGACGATGAATCCCACAGGCAAGCCGTTGAAAGGCCAAACATGGCACCTCTTGGCCTTGCGAAACATGCTGTCTCGCCTGGAAACGTCGGGGATATCGTCCCTGTCCTTCTGGGGCTGGGAGAGCGACATGAACTTTTCCCACGGCCTGCTGTTCCGTGgggacggcatcgtcgcgaACGATTCAAGGTCGAGACACCTGCCGAGTCCGACGATGACCATGACCTCCCGGGACCCGTTGCCCGACGTGAGAGAGAACATCTGCGATGAACGTTGTCTGTTCGGCAGCTTCTCAGCCCTCTACTGCGGGAGGAGCCCAGTCCACTGCACCAACACCGTCCCGGCAGCGGTGATAAGGAGGACGCTCCACGACCGGTTAATGACGAGGGGAACCAGGGCTAGTCCGAACTGAATCAAGGTCACGACAGCCCCGATGAGATGGATGTGGCTCCATGAGAACTCGGTCGGGGCGTTCCCGTTCCATTGGGCCTCGTACACCGAGATCCTGAGGGAGTAATCGCTGTTCTCGTCCTTACGTCCGGCCCGGCGGGACTCGATTGCCTCGAGATctcggaggaggcggccaaggacgaAGTTCCTACTCTCCCGCACGTACTCCGAGCCGAGGTTGAGGACTTTGCAGGCGTAGTcggagggggaaaggagaCGGCCGTCGCCAATGATGCCGACCAGCGCGATGAAGGCGTAGGCGGCGCACCCGAATGAAAAACAGACGGGTATGTAAACCTTCCCGGTGCCCAGCGAGAAGGCCTTCTGGACGACATCACCGCCGAGGATGAACAGGATTGTGGATATGTCACTCGGTTTGATCCACTGGGCAGCCAGCGCATCGGTTGTTGAAACCGAGGGCATCTCGGACTATAGGATACAAGACAGAATAAGGCAGCAGGCAATTTTTGATGGAATGAGTGTATCTCGGGAAGAACATCTCGGGGAGAAGACAAAGAGACAATTCGCAGGAAATGTTGAACCCCGGCTATAAGTATTTTCAATAGTGTATTACACAGCGTATTACACAGCGTCATGTATTGAACGCCACCCTTCGAGTAAGAAAGCACACGGTGTAAGCTAGCAGATTGCAATGTACCCAACAAGTATAGCATAGGAGCCGTTGAAAGGTCTTACTCACTGTGAAATTCAGCAAATCAGCGAAATCTTGGATTTCAGAGCAAAACTGGATTTTTAGAGGCGCAGGCCAACTATGACTGTGACTACATTTCCAACACAACAGCCTATATAAATGTGTGTTCATATGTGATGGTTCAGCATTGTCTTATTCAAGACTTTTTGGCTGCTGGAACGTccttccttgacttcctcctaTCACAGGGTCAACGTGTGAAGATCTGTAGCAGACCAAAAGCGAAAGAACGGGGCATTTTAATCAGAATTTTCTGGTTAAATCTACATATCTGTCATGACCGGCCACATAATGGATACTATGAGCCTTTTGAGGCAATATCACTTTGACGACTAAAACCTGGCAGTGCGTTATTACAAATCCGCGGGCTTGATTTCCCCTGAAAGCCTTTCAAAGGCTGGTCTGACAAGGGAATCCTGAAAGACACCTTCCTGTCCCTTTCCGAGGAATCAACGCCGGACATGAGCCAATCAGGCGATAAGCCAGCATGAGCAGGCAGCGCTTGAGTTGGCATGGTGAGATTGGCATTCATTCGGTGGCAGGCTGACCTATGCAGTCCTGAAGTTGAAGTGGCGGTTTCATGCCACCGCCCACGCGCACCACTCAGCTTACAGGGCCCAAATATGAGCGGCTGCATCAAGGCCAGGCTGTGTGATAACCCGCGTCACCCCTGTCGCTAATGTTTTGTCGTGTCGCGGTTCCCTGCAATCTTCCTTCTCCCCACAAAGAAATGGCTTCGCACTCAACTCCCACTATGGAGGCCTCTTATGAGTACAcgtctctctcccactcCAGGGCGACGCGCCTGATCAGGCTCTACCCCGACGCAAACGAAGACGCGCCGCTTGGGTGCGAACTGGAAGAAGTCTCCGTTGACAAACCTCTTCCGCCTTATGTCGCGCTCTCGTATACCTGGAACAACGAAGAACCAAGCGTGAAGCTGAAGATTTCGGCATCGGCAGGAGGCGATCCGGCCGTCACCAGGATTCTCTTGATAACGCCCAACTGCGCCGCTGCGTTGAAAGTGCTCAGAAACTCCGATCTTGTCCGACAACATGGACTTTGGATCGACGCCATCTGTATCAATCAGGCTTGCAATGATGAAAAGGGTGACCAAGTagcgatgatggcgacaaTCTACGACGAGGCTAAACATGTCCTAGTTTGGCTTGGATCCGAATGGGCACCCAAGACTTACCAGGACGTGGCACCTTTCGACAAGCGGTGGCTACGAAAAGTCTGCGAGTTCCACAATGGCCTCAAGGGGTGCATGGAATTTTTGCTGATAAGCTTGAAACGTCATGCCTTTCGGCCAACCCTCCGCAGTATGATTATTCAGTCCAACACATCTTCACGACCTCTTACTGATGACTTGAGATTAGTGATCGATAAGGAGGTTCTCATGCACATGATGAAAGCCCCCTactgggcgagggcgtggACTTTTCAAGAGACCATGAATCCCTCGACGAAGCTCTTGTGCCAAGACTCCCGTCATTGCCCTGTCTATGTCTTGTGGTACGGATTGCAGCAGATTTCGTTTTCTAGCAGCTGACAGCACGGATTGGACCTCCGCATCCATTTGCATACAAAGAAACACCTCGAAGCTGTGGACGACAGGCTCACTCTGCTGCGAGCAAGGCTGCGCGTAAAGGCAACAGACCCACGGGACAAAGTTCACGCCTTCCGAGCCTTTCTCCCCAACTCATTGGGCAAGATGACCGTGAATTACAACTCTTCCGTTGTCGAGACCTACAGTGACGCTACCAAACACTACATCACTGGACATTCAGACTTGCTCATCTTGTATGAGACACTCCGATACCCACAGACGACACCTGGTCTTCCATCTTGGGTTCTAGACTGGGCCGTCGAAGACGTGTTTTCAACGCGTCCGTTCCATCATGCTTATGTCAAGACCGGGCGTGCATCGAACGAAAGTCCGCCTCTTCACCGTTTCTCATATGATAATACGAAACTCTACCTAATGGGCAAGAAAATTGGTGAAATAGGAAGCCGTTCCGATCAGTTCACGTCCAAGCTTCACCATGAACCCTTGACAGGATCCGTAATCGACCCGGAAGTTTATAAAAAGGAGATTACCAGGTCTTTCTTAATACTTAGCGAGTTCATCGTTGCGGAACCACCGGCTGGGATGGAGGTCGCGACAGTCGAGTACAAGTTCAAGGCTTTCCAACGTGTTGTTTTGCGGCTAACACGCGACGGTTCTCCCTTGACGTGGACAACCGAGTTCCTGCTAAACCAGAAGCTATTCAACCCCAAGGACAGCGTCAAAACAGCACTTGCAGCAGGGTTATCCAGCTACTTTGTCAAGTGGCACATCGCCACGACATTCAGGTCGGCATGTCCTTTCCTCACAACAGATGGTCGATTCGGGCTTGGCTACTGTGCCCTTGACTCTGGTGATTCGATCTGTGTTTTTTCGGGGCTACCGACGCCATTGATCCTCCGTCCCTGTGGCCTGGGATGGAAAATCATGGGCCTTGCCCACGTTGACGGTTCGCTGGATGGAGAAACATGGCCTGAAAATGAGGACGGTTTGGAACAGTGGGAAATTGTCTGAGTTATGCAGACTCGAGACTGAACAGGCGTGTTCTGGATCCAATGGCAGAAGTGACGAACAGGTTTCGGAAAGCGTCGATATTGGCTGTGATGCGACTGAGGTGGTCGTCGAGGTCTTGAAGGTACATGTGGCAAAGAAATGTTGCGTGGCATTATTATGTGTCACTCGGATTGAGATTGGGTACCCAGGGGATAGTTAAACCGATTTGCACAGGGAACGCTTTGCCTACAACAGGCTCTTGGAATTGTCTGCGGTGGATTGAAGTATTAGACCTGGTGGAAATCCCTGTCAGCTACATCCAGAGCGCTGCCTCTTTCTACAAAGACTGACAAAAGGGCAGTGGTGTAGGTATGTCAGGTTTGTTAATGAACCCTACCAGCTTGACCTTAAGTGGACATTAATCCAGCAAGCTCGTTATTGTGTCGCGCTTGACACCGATGACCTGAGTGAAGGAAATACAACAGTTCCATGTCACATGTAGAGGGGGTGGCAACGCATGCATTTGAAGGGAATCTAACGCTTAATATCTAGTGTTTGTATCTGGTTTTCTGGGTCCCCGGTTCTCCTAACAGACCGGCATGTCATTTTCGTCATTGGAGGCGGACTTGACGAGTGAAAGGGGAGGAGATAGGTCTGACGCAGTGGTTGCGATGGTTTTTTACGGCAAGCCCCTGATACTGTCGGCAGCCTGGCTTCCAAGCTCTGCAATGCGCTggaagtcggcggcggagtGGCTGCGGATGGGATGAGAGTCGGTGTGCTGTCTACCTCAAAGGGGTCACTGGCTGTCTGCTGGAACTGGTTAAGTAAGGGGAAGCACCTGATGGGTTGTAAGTTAAGAGAGTATACAAGACGAGTGTAAGTTTTCTGTAGACAGCGGCGGGGGGTGGTGCATGGTGCACTTGATGGATATGGGCTGTTTCTAGTGGGGAACCGCGCCAAAAGCGTAGTGGCCGAAGCCCCATAGCGGAACGGGCCGAACCGCTCTGGCAACCGCATTCACACATTCCACTTGGGATGACGAAGGTGAATGGTTCGGTGTGGAGAGCAGGTACCTTGTCCACAGGCTCTTTTATGTCTTTCTTGGTGTCTCCGTTTATCCTTCATCCTCTCATCCCAATTCTTTAGTTACAATGTGCATTATTGTGAAAattttcttctcctctttcttgGTAACCCGGGAATTCCTAAGTTCAACCCTAACAGTTTAGTTTAGTTTCGGTGCCTTAGATACTGTAAGGAGACAGGGTGTTTGTTTAGTAGTAGAAAAAAGAACAGAACTTGATAGCTAGACGATGATAATAACTTAGTAAAGTTCAAGGTAGGCGCAGGCTAAAGCTAATAGTTAGAGTTCTACTAATCTGTGTTAAGTATGTATGCAGAGTCTAAATAGATAAATTTTCCTTAAGAATAATTGAAAATTCTCTTAGATAATTACACTATCTTAAATAGACTTTGTATATACACGCAGGTACTATAATATAGGGTAAACTAAAGAATAATATCTATAATTATTCTTCCTAACTACAAGACAAGTATTGTATAAGATAGATATACTGTCTTGTCTGGGCCTAAGTTATTTAGGCTAAGCTAAGAGGTAATTCCCCTATAAATGAATAAGTGCTGCACAATCCAGTCTGTGTACTCTATTTCCTGAATTTTAGGTGTCGTACAGTCATGTGATAGTGTTATTCTAATACACTATCTATTTTTAATCAACATTCTATGTCATGCTAACACTGTAATTCACATCCAACAGCCAATCCGATGTTTGTACCTACACTATGTTACGACAGCATGGAGCTGCTCTCACCACTTGAGCCACTGTTGTCACTGGGGCCACTGCTGTCGCTGGAGCCACTTTGGATGCTGGATGTTTTCTTGGTGGAGgaccggcgtcgccgtcatggCAAATGTTTGTCAGAATCACTCCCCTCGCCCGTCGGATAGTCGTTGTCGTAATTTTGCCCAAATCtacccttctcctcctcttctccgaTGTTCAAGCAATCACATTTCCGTATCGCCTCCTCTTTGGTGGGGTCCGCGCCATGACGCAGCAACAAATTCCGCACTTCTCCCCGGGCCCATGTCAGCGCGGTTCCGACGCTGATGCGTCCTTGACACCGCTTCAGCTCCGTCTCCAGCCCCATCTCGGCGTCCGAGGAACTAGGCGTGCATGACCCCCCCTGGCGACGCCGCTCACCACTCGATAGGACCCATCCGTGAACGTGATGTACGATAGGCAAGTTGGCATCCGCACCATGGTGAAGTAGGGCCTCAACGACGTCACAATATCCGCGCTCCGCGGCTAACGCCAGGGCATTGAGCGGCGCGCGGCAGTTATCAGATTTTCTGTACGCTTGCCGGTTTAACTCGACGCAGCTGCATGTGTCAGGAGAGCGAGCATCGAGCTGCGCGTTCGGATCGGCGCCGGAGGTAAGGAGAGCTTCGACGAGATCTCGGCGACCGGCCCACGCTGCTACTATTAGGGGTGTGCGGCCTCCAACAGCAGTAATGTTGGGGTCGGCGTCGTGCTTGAGTAGCTGTCTGGCGAGGTCCAACTGTCCTTGACATATGGAGATCATCAGAGGGGTGATGCCTTGCCGGGTTCTTGCGTTTACGGACGCACCGTTTCGAAGCATGTACTCGGCCAAGGCCTCTTGACGCTCGGCAGGTGTCTGAAGTTTGTTGATGGTGGCATCGAGGAGCGGATCGCAGGGCGATTTGGGGGAAAAGTTAGATCCAAAGAGGGTATCGAACGGCACCCTAGCTGCGCCCTTGTCCTTGCCAACGAACACGGATTTTCTGATCTCATATTCCGACTATTCATGGTCAGCCTGTGTGTCAATGTGATAAGATGAAGACAAGGCGGGCAGTTACATCTGAACTTTCCACGTCATCTTCATTTCGGCTATCTTTTTCCCTGTAACGCACATCTCTTTACGACATGCTCGGGACTGGAAGATGCGGACGAGTAGCGGCATAGAATGCACAGCGGCGTTTGAGATTTCCACCTCTGTTTAGTACCACATTCATTTCATGCGAAATATTGTCGTCCATACTACCGGCCACCAGATGAAGCGGCGTGGTCCCCGTCCTGTCGACGCTGTATTCGTTGTACATCGTCCGTTTGAGCTTTGGTACTTGGAAGAAAGCATTGGCTCCGTATGCCAGGAGAATTGCCGTAGTCACGTATGCCTTTGCGCGCAACGCATGCAGGACTGGGTCCCACATCAAGTCGTCCAGGTCATCCGCGACGATTTCTCTTGTGGCACCCAGTGGACTGCTTGCTGCAAGCCCGTGTTTGTCCGAGTTCGCGCCTGCGTCCAGCAGGGCCCAACAGAGCTGGGCGTTGCCGAGTCGCGACGCTACCACGAGTGGAAGATTCAGACTGGTCATTTCCTGAACCAAGGCATCTCGTTGTGCGAGTGCTCCAAGGCTAGCCAATACGCTGAAGGCTTTGTTGTAGGGATTAAAGCCTGCGGAAAGACGGGATAAGCCTGTGTTAGTCACACAGCGTGCCCAGTAGCCCAGCACCGTCCTCCCCGACGAATTGGACGCCCGGCTGTCAGCTCCGGCATGGAGGAGGTGCTCCAATATCGAGGTTGACCGGTCACTGAAGCCTCCCTGAAAGAAGTGCATGAGGGCAGTGCGGCCCCGAACGTCCCGCTTGTTCGGCTCTGCGCCTTCGTCCAACAGCGTTCTGGTCGCCGTTGGAGAGACCATCACAGCAAGCATGAGGGGCGTCTTTCCGTTCTTGCAGGGTATGTCGACTGCAGATACCTGGGTGGACAATGGTCGTGCGAGAGCCTTGACGGATGCAGCGATTCGAGATTTTAGATAGCGCGGCTGGCGCATGTCGTATTGCCTCGTTTCCCTATCGCCGATGAGCTCTTCCGGCGACAACAGCCAATGCAAGGCGGTGTAGCCATTGTGAGAGCTGCTAATTGGGTCTGCACCCAGGTCTAGGAGTATCTGTATCAGATCGTGCTCTCGAAGCGCGACTGCAATCTGTAGAGCGGTCCGGCGATACCTCCACATTTTGCAATGAAGTGAAGCTCCGGCGTCAACAAGTCGGTGGCATAGAGATGGGACGAGGAATCCGCCCGCTTCCCATAGCTGTTGAGAGTATTCGGCAGCGTTCGGAGAAGCCTCGACCCAGTCGGCCAACGCTCCAAACAAATCAAAACTCGCGGGTGAACTGCTCGCTCCCGCTGCATGTATCGCAACGCAGGCCGGTGGCCAAGGGTCTGTACCTCCCTCTTGACGGGCGCTGAAAAGTTGTCGAGATCTATAATCCCAATCTCGGTGGTAAATGATGTGCCCGGGGACCTTGTGAAGCCAGTCCAGATCCGACACGGAAGCCAATGCTTTGCGGAGAGCTCTTGGTGCGCCGTCCGCGATACAGGTCCAGATTAAAGTCGTGATGGGTACATTATCGGAAAGCAAAGAGCCTCGCTTATAGTCTCCTTCCTCCATTGCTTGCACCGCTTGACTAGTACTTGTAAGATGATACTCGTTAATGGATACATGAAATACATCAATGAGATGATAGCCGTCTTCGGCCTGCCACTGAGGACCGTCAGCATCAGCCCTATCACGGGAAAATGTTAGCAGTATTCCAAGCAAAATAACGATCTCGGAGGC
Encoded proteins:
- a CDS encoding HET domain-containing protein, translating into MEASYEYTSLSHSRATRLIRLYPDANEDAPLGCELEEVSVDKPLPPYVALSYTWNNEEPSVKLKISASAGGDPAVTRILLITPNCAAALKVLRNSDLVRQHGLWIDAICINQACNDEKGDQVAMMATIYDEAKHVLVWLGSEWAPKTYQDVAPFDKRWLRKVCEFHNGLKGCMEFLLISLKRHAFRPTLRSMIIQSNTSSRPLTDDLRLVIDKEVLMHMMKAPYWARAWTFQETMNPSTKLLCQDSRHCPVYVLWYGLQQISFSSS
- a CDS encoding HET domain-containing protein encodes the protein MEVATVEYKFKAFQRVVLRLTRDGSPLTWTTEFLLNQKLFNPKDSVKTALAAGLSSYFVKWHIATTFRSACPFLTTDGRFGLGYCALDSGDSICVFSGLPTPLILRPCGLGWKIMGLAHVDGSLDGETWPENEDGLEQWEIV
- a CDS encoding ankyrin repeat domain-containing protein 29 encodes the protein MWRYRRTALQIAVALREHDLIQILLDLGADPISSSHNGYTALHWLLSPEELIGDRETRQYDMRQPRYLKSRIAASVKALARPLSTQVSAVDIPCKNGKTPLMLAVMVSPTATRTLLDEGAEPNKRDVRGRTALMHFFQGGFSDRSTSILEHLLHAGADSRASNSSGRTVLGYWARCFNPYNKAFSVLASLGALAQRDALVQEMTSLNLPLVVASRLGNAQLCWALLDAGANSDKHGLAASSPLGATREIVADDLDDLMWDPVLHALRAKAYVTTAILLAYGANAFFQVPKLKRTMYNEYSVDRTGTTPLHLVAGSMDDNISHEMNVSEYEIRKSVFVGKDKGAARVPFDTLFGSNFSPKSPCDPLLDATINKLQTPAERQEALAEYMLRNGASVNARTRQGITPLMISICQGQLDLARQLLKHDADPNITAVGGRTPLIVAAWAGRRDLVEALLTSGADPNAQLDARSPDTCSCVELNRQAYRKSDNCRAPLNALALAAERGYCDVVEALLHHGADANLPIVHHVHGWVLSSGERRRQGGSCTPSSSDAEMGLETELKRCQGRISVGTALTWARGEVRNLLLRHGADPTKEEAIRKCDCLNIGEEEEKGRFGQNYDNDYPTGEGSDSDKHLP